The region ACCACAAGAAACTGGGGTTAGGTTAAGAGAGTGCAATTTTTTGTCTAGAATATGCTGCCGCCTCCAACTTCCACCCCCAAGTGGATGCTTTCAGCTTATGTCCACTTGGGTCCAGTGGGACTGTGAATCCTCAGGGAGtggattggcccagacttatgggaagggaaaaaaggacaACGTGTATTTAGGAACAGAGAGAAAGGTAATCCGCACCCCAACAGCAAAGCGTGTTACTCCAGCTCGGTCGGCTTCTTCAACAACCTCTGCATACTCCAAGGGGTCCCCAGTTTTCTCCCCCTTCGTCACTATTACAAGGAACTTCTTGGCTGTGTTGCGGGCCCCTTTATTGGCAGCaaacaattcccttttaaaagggggagagaggggagggacAAAGAGGTAGAGCAGTCATCTTTTCCCTACTGGTGCACCAGGCAGGCATTCAAGAGGTGAAGCTTTTTCTATCAGCATTGTATCTCCATGGCAGGAGaagcacctgttgaaattctgcCCTGTCAGAAAAAAACAAGGCAATTCTggatggggagcagggaggaagagagagaagcagagaTACCTACACAGCTTTCCTGATCCCGCTGGCCGTGTGTGTGGTACCTCCCAGCTGCCTAACTGAAGTGAGCAGGCGGCTGGGATCCCGGTTTCCCTGAAAGGTTCTGAAGTTAAAGTGTTCTTCGAAGGTATGGGAAAACTGTAGGAGAGAGaactggggagggtggaaagagatTAGTGGGGAAGGCTGAACATAggactggtccatccatgagatcaactgtgacacatgcctcagggagcagattggCAAGAGGTGGggcttctcttctgccatttttttctcaacctgttcttcctttcccaggaggAGCTATAGAGGCAGCTGCTCATTGCTGGGTGGCATTTGGAGCTCCATCTCAGGAGGCCgcaggtcttggaccagccctgatgGAAACCTTCTCCAATAGTTTCTTTTCATAGTTCCATCGGAATTGgtattttaattgggggggggattattttgCAGAAAAGATACTGTTTCCCCacctctgcagctgccctgcTCCAAGGGCCAGGATGCATTTTTTAAGTATGAATTTTTTAGGTATGGCTACTCGGTTGTGTTATTTCCATTTGGGTATAGTCAGTATTTTCCAGTTCACATTTGGTTACTGCTGTTGTTAAATAAGGCCAATATTTTGATGTCTCCAGTAGAAAGCCCAATCCATACTTATTGTCATAAAAACATAATACTGTACTAATAATGAGAAATTGAGCATTTGACTATGCGCTGCTCTATAACAGTAACTGCCTCATGGCCCAGAAGACCAGCTTCAGAGGGCCGTCCCTCCTCCTCGCAAGGCCTCGTTCTTTTAGTAATTTGTCTTCGATATTGGAGTACacagtaaataaaataagaaaaaacaGCAGTAGTGCCCCCAGCCAAATTGTCAGTCTGAGATGGGCTGCTCCACCCTGCCTGCATACCCTGAGTGTAAGACTGTTTTCCAGAAAGTTCCATCCCATCTCAAGATATCTGAGACCAACCTTGAGGGGTCAGATCCCATCCCCTGTTCCTTTCCCTTTATTACAGATAGCCCTACTGACCAGCGTGTTCTCGGGAAAACTTCTCATAGCGAGCACAAGAAATGTCTTCAGTTGTGAGAATTCTGCTGGGCGTATGCTGCTTGAGCCATCCATCAAGAAGACAATGTCCCTGGCATCATTGGCACACCCTGTTTGGGAAGGAAGCAAACCAGAGCAGTTTGTTCAAGGACAAAAATGTTCCTCTTCACATCCACAAAACTCCACAGCTCACCAGGATTTAATCTGAGATAGTTCAATGAAGGGTTGCCAACTTCTTTTTGGGCAGAGgtcttgtgcctttaacagcactATGACAAGTAGAAATTCCGCAGGTACAGCTTTTTCCCTGGCCTGCTAGTCCTGGGGGAAAACCCATCTGCTAAATTTCTGCTAGTCTCACAAATGTTAAAGTTAGAGAGAACCCTTGcctgaaaaaaaagcaaaactagCAGCTTTCATTCAGCCTCTAAACCTTTCGGTACGATAGCTCAGCTCTGGAATATGAAATAATAATACACAGGAATGCTCCTGAGCATATGCAAACtgcttttcacacacacacacacaccccgcctcATTGGTCCTCTCATGACTGTTTTCTATGGAGGAAGAAACTTGTAGAATTCCATTCATGAAATGGGATGGTGTCTAGTTTGGCCCCATTTTACACAATCTCTATGCAGTCTACAGTGTTGCCTAGTTCATTCTGGTTCTGCTCATCTATACAGACCTCAACTCATCAGTGACTTGTGAAGTTTCACTTCCTCCATTGCAACCATAAGAACTTGAAActttcttcagaaaaaaaaaacgcAGACTTTCCAGGAAAGCTGAATTATAGGCAGCCCTGCACCTTTTGGCTTTTCCTCACTTCCACAAAATTGCAGTGTACATATTGCACCAACACATCaacatacagtccaatcctcaGCATGTTTACCAAGTCCTACTCAGTTCAgaaaagcttactcccaggtaactgtgcagcCTGTAGTCTTGTAGTTATAATGAAACCTTTCCACCTGAAATAAAGAACCTTTCCACCTTTccgcctaaagaaaacacaggtcatggttcaggatgtggactcacctccctgcattacaatctctgcgcatgaactggaggttgtccatgactttgtgtacctaggctcaacgatctccgacactctttctctcgatactgagctaaacaaacgcatcggtaaagcagctaccacattttccagactcacaaagagagtctggtccagcaagaagctgacggaacataccaagatccaggtctacagagcttgcgtcctgagtacacttctgtactgcagcgagtcatggactctccactcacaacaggagaggaaactgaacgctttccacatgggctgcctccagcgcattctcggcatcacctggcaggacaaagttccaaacaacacagtcctggaacgtgctggaattcctagcatgtatgcactgctgaaacagagacgcctgcgttggctcggtcatgtcgtgagaatggatgatggccggatcccaaaggatctcctctatggagaactcgtgcaaggaaagcgccctacaggtagaccacagctgcgatacaaggacatctgcaagagggatctgaaggccttagggatggacctcaacaagtgggaaaccctggcctctgagcggtccacttggaggcaggctgtgcagcatggcctttcccagtttgaagagacactttgccagcagtctgaggcaaagaggcaaagaaggaaggtccatagccagggagacagaccagggacagactgcacttgctcccagtgtggaagggatttcactcccggattggcctttttagccacactagacgctgtgccagaaccacctttcagagcgcgataccatagtctttcgagactgaaggttgccaatactgccACCTGAAATCCTCTCACCCAGCAATCATTCCTCCTTTCTGCACATATTTTCCCCAACCCTAACTTACTCTCTTTTTCCTGGGTTCCCCTGGGATTCTCTGGATCAGACAAGGCATCTGAGAGATCAAAAATGTCTTTCTCGGATTCTGTGAGGGAGGAAAATAGGGTGAGCAGATGCCAAGACACTGTTGTGCAAGGAGAATATAAATGAATTACCCCCAGAGGAAGGGGTGCAAACATGAAATGctgctgtgtgtgtttgcataCATGAAAATACATTCTTTGTGGGGCAGGATTTTGCATTTGTAAGACAGAGAGAGAATGAGATGGAACATTTCACATCAATCACCCTGTTCCTATTCCCCATCTATATGATTCATACATGCTGACTTTTTTGACTACATTATCCATATTATGACTTCAGTTGTAGTCTATGGCTTGATCTACTTCCTTAAGTGATCTGCTctgcatgtgttttgagattcctgCCAGACCcatctgtcatgaatatgtaaagtttaggcctaggttagcatgtgaagcctgaaccaaactaagtaacagagaagtggctagcagttccaagctgcaagaatgtgagtaaacaaacaaaaagattgttgtctctcctttgctggccagaaaggacagacaacaagaattacaacccattggaatgtttaacacctcagtagactgaggggtgcctgatcaagtggaatggaatgcagctatggatctccagttgggaggggtaagaactaggagggctagcaaccagacccaccctgagaaggttctgtcctcaaaagtttcttattggacagtctaaataagtatgaagtcacctcagtactattagcataagaagtataataatgagtgccccaaggggtgtgcccggttcttcttgggcagagtttttgggtgcaacatcctgcatgctgtgagctccattgtccaccatgggcatctggcctcacaggtagcctggagctaagagatctacaagagcaactgacccaggtgagaggtaggtattaatagagataaccagctagctttattattttattgctgatacatttcctagatgtttatgcctctagcattggctgccttatgtaaccttatgtgcttaataaactaaaatctcttttaccaagttgtttcattgtctgttggggacaaagcttcagaatcctgcctagcccttcagcaagctaccaagtgctcattgaggtctagtaacttgaggactgtagctttaattggagaaagagctcagtgcctgcaagggatacagttaagcctagagggtctcagtgtccctggactgaggcactggcacatacagggtggtggcagtactactggacaggggggcctcgagggctttagggttcgagaaccaagaactctgagcaccccaaacccccctaagtttgcgacaccaTCCCAATCCAGCAGCTTAGCCTGGAGGCCCAGCAGGAACAGGTGGTGGGAGCCACCATTCTTGACATGGCTGTGAACTGTCAGCTCTTGGCCCGAGAGTGGAGCCATTGAACAGCCTGATGAGAGGTGGTGAGCTAATGTGGGGTGCCCACAGGAGTCCCCCTTGCCAGCCCACTACCTGAGGTGACCAACCTGCCTCATGCACAGGCCAAACCTGACCTCTGCCACCTTCACTTGAATTGCATACAGATGTACGCTGGCTCCAGTTATTGTGCAATAGCTTGTCCACTGTGGATTTAGAGCCAAGGTAGTGTTTGTTCTTTTACTTAAAGATATAGTGGAGAAACATAATTGTCTGGTTATATGTTGATATGGTCCAAAGTTCATCTTTGCATCTGTAGTGTGTGAAAGGGCAGGCTATGCACCACATGGTCCCTCTTAAGGTTCATACTAAGCAGAGCCAAGTTGCAGGCCTTCCTCCAGCTCATAAATGTAAGCTGAATACAGCTTGAGGAGGGAGCTACGCACTGAAGAATGCACCTGGAAATTCACAATAACAAAATTTGAAGAAGCAAATCAATATATAATGGAGAAGGCAGGGACAAGGATGCGCCAGAATATACAGGCTGTACCTGGTAACTAGGGGTGGTTGGAGCATCTGGGTTACCTACCTGCTGGTCCAAGGAAGAGGAGGGTGACCAGGAAGACTCCCAACAATCCCATGGCTGGTCTAAACTGCTGCCTGTTGGCTCTTAGTTCTGTCACTGCTTGAGAGCTACTGTTGGAGCAACAGGGCAAAGGCTGATTCTGGGTGGTTGAAGGCCAGAAGGACACTGACCAGGGGAAGGCGCCTGATAAGAGTTAAAGCTTCAACCTCCCTTTTGAACCAGTAGCTGGTCTTTGGTGTGCAAATATTTGCACCAAAATGCATGGGGACCGGGGGAAAGGGGTTGttacttcttcccctccccaatctgcttggtgtccaaaatgaagaaaGCGAGTGAACAGATGTGTTAAAATACAGTGCAACTAgtttgctccttttgttcaactTGGAGGGTGAGCAGATCTCGCAGGGGTCTGCCATGAGCCTCTGTCATGCCCTATTCATCAAGGACACAGGTGGAATGTGTCAAAATCAACATGGTTTATGGAAGCAGAACCAGGGGCATGAACTGCAAACAATAAACTCAGGGAAGAAACCAAAAACACAAGTTGTTGTCACACGAGCCATCTAATCTGGAATGGGCATCATTTGTTCACCCTGTTTATTGAGAATCCAGGTGTTGTTGCTGTCAATTTGCTGCATTCCAGTATTTTCTGTGTTGACTTcctgtcaatttttttttctgatttatgGTGAATTTCCCACTTCTGAACATAATTGCAGCACCAACCAGTACTCTGTGGGTATGCTCCTGTTTGGAGGTAAAGTTTCCTCTCTAGGGGAATGACCTTCAGGGGTGGGACTTCTTGCAAATCAGGAGTGAAGCCGGCCGCCCCTGCCCTGGGAACTCCTTCCATAAGTCAATGGAGCCTGTTTCTGCTCCATTAGCAGAATATGGCTATCCTAGATGAGTGGAAAGTGCTATATGTTGTCCAAGCCTCAGGGGACATACGCTAAAACCACAGGGGACATGTCctcagaggacatccactaaaattcaatgttgggagagttaggacagataaaagaaaatatttctttacccagtgagtaatttgtctgtggaactccttgccacaggaagtcatgatggcatcttgcctaaatTCCTTTAAAGatgggattagacaaatttatggaggaaaagtccatcatggattacaagtcatgataagtatgtgcaacccactgattttagaagtgggttacctcagaatgccaggtgcaggggagggcaccagggcacaggttgggtctgtggtcttgtgtgctccctgatgaagttggtgggctactgtgagatacaggcagctagaccagatgggcccttgccctgatccagtggaactcttcttatgttctgcccCAGACCTGCAGGTTAGGACTTCCACAGCCATCTTGTCCCATAggacggacagacagacagacagacagacagacggatATATCTTCCAGTGTAGAGTTGCCAGGTCAGATGCATCCAAAACTGGaaagatgggggtgggtgggtgtcttctaacccttgaaaaatggggatgggggaggaaacTGATAATAGGAAAGAGCCCAGCAGTGATGTCTGAAAAGACTGAGAGATAAGGTGTGGATGCTGATGTAACCTGAAGTACATATGACCCTACCCAAATGTTAAGATCTGCATTGGAGGCCCTTCTGCAGCTGCTTCTGCCATCTGAGGTGAGGCAGCTAGGGGGCTCAAGGAAGAGAGTGTGATGCTTATGGAATACCCTTCCCAGACACCCTAGGGCACACTATAGCTTCTGAGAGTGGCACAAGCAGAGGCTTAAAGCTCTTCTTCCCCATGCCACTGTCTCAGTCTGAGTTACCATTTACAAGGCTGGCCCAGGCTGGTTACCATTTACAAAACCAAAAACCAGCAAATAAATTCCAATCACGTACTTAAAATAACATCTACCTACAGTTTGACTTTTATTTGCCATGGTAGTCAATGGTTATAGCACAGCATCTGATCTTTTATTGCTTTACTGTTTTTATCAGTTTACTGTATTGTTTTACTACCTTATACATTGCTCTTTTATTATTTTACTAATTGCTGTTCCTGCTTTTGATGGGGGTTTGGACcccattttgttttttgtgttgcTATGAGGCTTTTATCATGTCTGGTATGATGTTACTTTTTAATATGGATTTCCATATCCATCTTTGGAGGGACAGTATTGAAAAGTGTTACTAAAATAGCTCCGGTTCATTTGTGCTAGAGCCCCACCAGAAGATTGCTCTCATTTATTTACTACACTACTCTTTATCTTTAGAACCATGGGAGAGATCATTTTACTGTCTTACTCAGATACATTTGTGGCACAGTGTAGCCAGATTTATAGTGGCTCTTCAGAAGTTGAAGAAAATCTTTTTCAAGATAAATTTGCAAAATTGTAAAGAGGTAATCtgatatataagaacataagaacagccctcctggatcaggccataggcccatctagtccagcttcctgtatctcacagtggcccaccaaatgccccaggaagcacacaagacaacaagagacctgcatactggtgccctccctttcatccggcattctggcatagcccatttctaaaatcaactCACTGATGATCATTttcaaggccagcccaagactttgCAGTGCCTGAATCTGGGCACCCAAAGCCACCccctagcacagtgattttcagcctttttcatctcatgtcacactgagaaggcactttttcagggcacaccatcagttttttggacaactgacaaggcacaatgcACCGCTAGCATTGTGGGCTAGCAGGGActcacgtcccccaatggccctgctaatgtATGATACTCCCCCAAACTTGCCGTACAGCAAGTCAAGTTTGCACGCTGCTGGAGCATCTTTTacagctggcactgactgctttatggtagtcagcaccagtggaatgTGAGTCTGCAGGTATACAGAGGAAATAAATGAGATCAGGCAGGAAACTGATGAGATCAGATACAAGGCATAAACGATCAGTAAGGCATACATTGGCATACATTGGACAAGGCTGGTTTTTTTCTCAGAATTTGTCAAGAGTCAGGCTTCAGGCAGTTTATTTATtacaacatttatatactgcctttcttgtagACTTATTGACTTGAATCCTGCATAGCCTTTTCAGGCAAGACAGTAGCTCAAGTTCCAGACCACACCTTCTGCCCCAGTTGAGTCCTGGGTGGAGCTGGTTTACAATCTAAGAGGGCTGAAGCAGATAATGTTGTCCAAACAGGAAAGGATCAAGTTCCAAGCTAGCGATCCGGTCTCACAAAGGATAGAAGTAGGTGCATAGTCAAAACCTAGCAAGGGTGACGTCTTGAGACTAGGGTTTTAAAGGGCCTGATGTATCAACTGCCTGGTCCTTGGGGTCAACTGACTGAGTCCTTGGGCAGACTGCAGATTAGGAGGTGCCCTCAAAGCTCAGGTCTCAGCCTGCCAGGCTTGCCACAGAAACAGCGCTGGTGGTAGTAGTGCAAAGGCAATGCACCTAAGCCCCTGTTTGACAGACACACACCCAGTGCCTCACACCACCAACAGCACCTTTAATGAGTATCATAAGTATGTGTGGGTGGGGTAGCTACTGAACATGCTTTGGGGACCTGTAGCTTTGGTGGGCTTATTTCCAAACCTGGCTTTAAACAGGCATGAAACAGGTGGCTTTGAATGCACAGCAGCTTGTGACTCATCACAATGAGGTTTCTTACCCGGCAATTAAAAACCCGGCCTGTGTTTCTTTCCTCTCCTTCCATTTAATACCCAGCCACTCTTTCTCTCCCATGAAGGAAGTGCTGTCGTTCCTTCGGTGCCCTGTGCAGGCTTTTGCTGCTTGTTTAGGGTTCTTAGCTCTCACGTAACTTATTCCTGGAGATaatataatgcagtggttttcaaactttttagaggccctggggctgctgcctgattttatAAATGCCAGGGTGTGTGGGTATAATAGCGATTGGGCAGCTGTGCTCAACTCcaagtagtagcttgtttaacccttgatacacgtAGCCTAGTCTACCCTGTCAGTTtagcaaaccaccaaaaattgggtcacaacccactagggggtcctggacccacagtttgagaaacactgatataatgTAATGTTGGGAATTCTTGGAGGCCCTCTTCAAATCTTaaggcagtggtgtacctggtgGGGGGTCCAGGGGGCCGCAGGTCTAGGATGGCAGATGCCTAGGGGCAGCATTTGCCacccctgcacctgctgcctccccctggaggcattctgacACCATTCTCCTATAAAGGTCAGAAGAGCACCCAAATCGACCACTGATCTTGGTCTGGCAGCATTTTTCTGGCAAAGCTCTAGTAGAGCAATGATAGACCTGGTAGGAAGAAATTAATCAGATGAAACTCCCCACCAGCGcatctctgtgccagcaaaagcttcacctgctgaatttctgccagCCTTACAGCAGCTTAAACACAAAAGATTTCACTAAAAATAAACATAGCAACTAGTTACAACATGCTCAACACATTCTCTGCAGATCGGACAAGATGTAAGATGTAATGTCTTGGTTGGGACTTGTAATCATGAGAGTAACTCTGCCCCCTCACACCCATACTACACAAACAACTAGTTAAGGGGTGAGTTTTTGGTAGGCGTGGAGCAAGAATGCCCCCGCCTCACACATTCTGCTTGTGGTGGCGCCTGTTAAATCTGGCCTGTCAGCAAAGGAAAATAAGTCATAATTACAGGGTCTGAGGACCAGCCTATATAACGGAAgagttcctcctccttcccccaaatAACCATGTCCAGCTGGTGGAACTTCCTT is a window of Tiliqua scincoides isolate rTilSci1 chromosome 5, rTilSci1.hap2, whole genome shotgun sequence DNA encoding:
- the LOC136654228 gene encoding integrin alpha-M-like isoform X2; this translates as MDGSSSIRPAEFSQLKTFLVLAMRSFPENTLFSLLQFSHTFEEHFNFRTFQGNRDPSRLLTSVRQLGGTTHTASGIRKAVELFAANKGARNTAKKFLVIVTKGEKTGDPLEYAEVVEEADRAGVTRFAVGVGLAFLTRTAQRELHAIASQPATDHIIKVRHFTDLRGIETQLAEKICASHGIIAPKPTTTPPQSPDSCPSHSDSQVMVKLERVLSSLDQIRSKLDLMAAREGKCGQSSHRQV